The sequence GTTGCATTCGCACTTAGCTGCTAAACGTACGCCGCTTCACACGCTCTGTACTTAATCTAAGCTTTCGCTGAATAGATCCAAATAGCTTCCGTACATTCGATCttgtaaatttttaaattgaagCTTTGTTACTGTTTCTACTTTGAATGTAGTGGGCGTTGGTTGCAACACCTGTGCCAAACGCAGTGCTAGTACATGTGCGCAAGTATATCTGCTACAATTCACATGTTCTTCGGTTGCAGTTGAGCCTGTCGCATGTATTTGTTCCTTTAACCCCAACACAaattctttgaaatatttacatgTACAATGATTAATATGTGGAAATAACCAAATTGAGTATTTATATTGTTGTGGTTGTTTTATCTGCAACTCGGCGATTTCACTTCCCTCATAAACGTACAGTTGTATATATTGTTCATCCAAAATGGTCAATGCATCAACGAGCACTGGCCCTAATAAGGCTTTGAGCTGCAGTAACAGGTGGTTTGTGTGCACATCAGTAGctgagaaaagaaaaattatttactaTCATAGAATTAGATAAAAGAAATATCATACCTTCACCGTCCTCCAACTCGTTTATACTGCGTTTAAATTGTTGTAGTGCTTCGTCAATTAACTTTACAAAAATTTGCTTGGTTGTATGCAAATCCTGCGCCTCCACCTGCATTTGTGTTCCGGAAAAGACTTTTAGTTTTCCGTAAggcaatttgtttttaaatactcattGAATTAATAATTCAATCTGAAGTCTATTAAAAAACGAGCGGGAATGTCATCAGAGTTTTCTTATCTCGTCTTTTTACCCCTATTCGTAAGCAACTGGAACTTAAAGGCCCCACACATACGTTTTTTGATGCAGCATCGTCAAAGATGGCGTGCGCTGACAGATGAATAGATTTCATGGAGAGCGAGAGAGCGACAACAAGCGCGTCAGCAGCGGCATCTGACACGCAATTGTAGCCAACTTTCAACTTTTGTTGTAAGCAAACCATAATAAGAAGAACTTGACATTTGTTTGGCTACGAGTGCTTTCAGGCTTTGCAAGTATAATTATATTTTccatgtttataacagtgctttttATATGTGAATGGGCAGGCCAAAATCAGTTTCAACTGCGAAGGTCGTGGTTTTCAAGTTTAGTTAAATTTTTATCTATGTAAGGTCTTCATTgatcggccagtttaacctaacctacaaATGTACCTATTGAGGATTAAAACAATTCACTACCTTATTGCGCCCTGTGCCCTGTCAACAGGACTCATATACTCGACATAAATTTACACATAAAACTAAGTTATCTCTTAATTTTCGAACTCACATCCTAATCCGTTCCTAGTAACTAGATTATTATTTCCAGGTAATTACCTTTCTTAGTATCGCTTATAAATCTTTCAAGCATATTTTGGGGAAGGTTGAAGATCGCCTAAAATCGATTCGACCGTATCAGTACGGgttcagacttggtaaatctaccgtagaccagattttcactaaGGGCGATATCTTGGAAAAAGAACTTCGAAAAAACAATCGCCACACATCACCTTTTCGTCGATTTCAAAGCTACCCTCGACATTTCGTTTCCACGCAAAATTTATACGAATGTGGAAATGACGTTAAGCACCACCATAGGCTTAGTAAGAATAGGAAAGGTTGTctctgaaactttttttttagcatccaatatattttgccaACTGTATACATAGAATACTTACATCTaacaaatttgtgttttttttaaagtaattcacaattaattaaacttaataaacttgATGGACATGGATGGATTGCTTTCAGTAGTGCAtccattttttttaagaattttctaaTACCACTTAATAAACATGGTGGGTATGGAAGGATTGCTCTAGCCGTGCAtccatttttttaagaattcatcagTGTTGAAAATCTGTGATTGACTTTCTTTTCAGGCGCGTGAAATTAGTTGGTCTTGCTGACAGGGCTATAATGAATGGGTTGGGGTGAGTTAGAAGCCTCGTGTTGTATGAAATAGCATACTTTTTGATTTTCAGCTATTGTTGGAACCTTTAGATCCCTGTGTAGCTGGTTGTTTGTCACATAGTAGGGTGCGTTTACAATCATTCTAAGGGTTTTCGATTGGAATCTTTGGAGAATCTCTATGTTTGAGTTTGCTGCAGTTCCCCACAGTTGTATTCCATATGTCCAAATGGGTTTTATGATGCCTGAGTAAAGTAGGACTTTGTTATCAACTGATAATTGTGAATTTCGGTTCGTAAGCCAATACAGATTTCTTAATTTGATACCAAGTGCTTTTCTTTTGTTGAATATGTGGGTCCTCCAAATTAATTTTCTGACGAGgtgtataccaaggtattttgaTTCGTCCTTTGTGGTATATTAATATCGTTGAATTTAATAGGTGGGAAAGTGTTACGTCTGGTAGCAAACGTCACTTGAACGGATTTTGATTCATTAGATTTGATCCTCCATTCTTTAAGccaatgggtaattttatttaaacttccttggagctTGGTGAAGCCACGCTAGGGTTAGGGTCAACGGCCAGCACCGCAGTATCATAGTATCACTTGGCGAGTTTTCAGAAAGGTTGAGCCACTATCCTTCGTTCTTTCTCTTTTGATGCTGGAGTATAAGTTACAAGCTTCAGAGCACAAGCGCTTCAGAACGATAAAGAGCATGCCATTGACGTCCTCGGCTTGAACACTTACGTCGTAAATTGTGACGTGCGCAGAAGGTAGTTCGGGAATCACGCATTAAATTGTTTCGAGCCTACAGGCTGatccacaatgaagtttttcatatatttAGATGCGTTAAAGGCAATCTTATTAATGTCAGTAACATCGCCGCAACCAggcatttgccgtctttcagtgagttttacagctccggctcacgctcaattctcacgggaatgctctggatcattgagagacttgagaagcagatgtcgtgaaattttcgcacacgtgaaatgttattcatttaactcatacggcgaaaggctgagcagcgacatctatttttgaaaaagtaggtatattaaaggccgcgttgccaacctaaagctggagacattggtgctttatcggtaaccgtatcggtaaccttttaacagctgattcgaccaaccttatgagaatcaatgcaatcgattattggtgccgctaaggtcgtaaccgtatcgtagccaaccaattgggttttggtttaccgtcgtaacgataaacagctgattgcgttagggatacggatacagcaatacgacatacggcaccaatgacttcggcttaaaaagaagtaattaacaaatctGGCAAAATCCTGagtcagataaataattttgcatgtaaatgcaacaacaacgatttgagccagataaatccagatagaagtccgATTCAATTTGTGAggcagataatttgttaattactttttaggttggcaacgtggcctttaatatacctactttttcaaaaattgatgtcgctgcttagcctttcgccgtatgagttaaatgaaaaacagcggcgacatctgcctatcacatttcacgtgtgcgaaaatttcacgacatctgcttcgcaagtctctcaatgatccagagcattcccgtgagaattgagcgtgagccggagctgtaaaactcactgataGACGGCAAATGAAAACTGCTTGCGTGACGGGGCTTTAAGCTAGATGACGTGTGGACGCCATACAACAACGATCAGCTGAGATTGATAACAACGGATGAAACAAAAGCACACGCagataacaaataaaaacaattctcgttaataaaaacttgtttttcgCGTTTATCTGCATACTGATTAAAGTGCAATAAAACCATTGAACCAACAAGTGGGCGACCACAAAAAGCGAGCGAAAAAGAGTATCGGTTTGAACTTGTTTCCAGAAAGACGTAAGTGATAAAAGAAAGacatataaatattaaatttataacaaaatcCAATATTTTCAGAAGAATACTGAAGAAACTAGCAGCAACATGGCCAGCTTTCGTATGGGACCAACGACGCACACTGTGCTCATGTCATTATTCCAGAAAAATCGCCAAAAAGTTGCTACTGCTTTAAGGGAACACAGATTAGTAAAACCAAAATCTTACGTCCTACTCGCAGGCGGCGACGACGTTAGTTTTAACGATACAGATGTTAATCATCCTTTCCGCCAAGAATCGTACTTCCAATACATGTTAGGCGTGAAAGAACCTGGTTGTTATGGCGTGTTAGATGTAGGTAACGGCAAATCGACTTTGTTTGTACCGCGTTTGCCTGAAGAGTATGCAACATGGATGGGTAAATTGTATACTTTGGAAGAATTCAAACGTATGTATGAGGTGGATGAAACACGGTATGTGGATGAATTGAATGTATTCTTTGAAGGTGCACAACCTTCACTCATCTTGACATTAAGTGGTGTCAATACAGATAGTGGTTTAATTTCGAAACCTGCACGCTTTGAAGGAATCGAAAAATTTGTTGTCGATTGCGATTTGCTGCATCCCGTTATAGCTGAGTGTCGCGTCATCAAATCTCCTGAAGAAATTGAAGTGCTGCGATATGTTGCAAAAGTCTCCTCAGATGCACATATACGTGTCATGCAATTTATGCGCCCTGGACGCTACGAATACGAAGGTGAAGCAGTTTTCTTACATCATGCATATGCTGTTGGTGGATGCCGTCATGCGTCGTACACTTGTATTTGTGGTAGTGGAGTAAATTCGGCGGTACTACATTATGGACATGCAGGTGCGCCTAACGATGGACCAGTGCGTGATGGTGATATGTGCCTATTTGATATGGGCGCCAATTATTGTGGTTATGCTGCGGATATAACATGCAGCTTTCCAGCAAATGGTAAATTCACCGAAGATCAAAAGTTTATTTATAATGCTGTTTTGTCTGGTCGCAATGCTGTGCTAGAGCAGGCACGTGATGGTGTCTCTTGGGTTGATATGCACAAATTGGCTTGCCGTGTTATGTTAGAGAAACTAAAAGAGGGTGGTATGTTGAAAGGTGACGTTGAGGATATGCTTGATGCCGGTTTAGCTGGTATATTTCAACCGCATGGTCTAGGTCATCTACTTGGTTTGGATGTACATGATGTAGGTGGCTATCTGGAAGGACAGCCGGAACGTCGAACGGAACCCTGGTTAAGTAAATTACGTTTTGCGCGTACGCTTAAAGCTGGCATGTATGTGACTGTTGAGCCAGgttgttactttattgaatacCTAATGGATCGTGCGCTTGCCGATCCGAACCTTAATAAGTTTATCGTCAAAGAGGTATATGAACGATTCCGCAAGTTTGGCGGCGTGCGCATAGAGGATGATGTCCTCATAAAACAAGATGGTTGTGAGAATTTCGCAATAGTGCCACGTACCGTAGATGAAATCGAGAAAACGATGGCTGTGCGCAGAGAATAGGCAATTGGTGTCGGTGTATCTTATATTGTTGATATCGATTGTTTATACTGTGCTATATTaatcacatatatacatacgtatttatACAGATTAGATTGTTGCAAATGATTTATAGTACCACTTGAAAAGATATACAACATATAAtacattatatatgtttttttttaatttactcatTCCTATAGCTATTGGAAATTAAAAGCATTTTATGTTATTTACCTATTGTGTGCATAAATAAATATCTATTGAATTATAAAGCAAGCGcttttttaataaacattttctGTGTTGTCCACCAACTAAACCGTTTTGCAATGTTCTACTGTATTTTTACTAGGTGACCAGTGACGAGGGCTGTGTTCTTATGTCCCCAgtacaccatctacatagtgaggcgagaatactccccatcagggagagaaatgagatgccaaccaaacagttcctgttgaataccagaaatcccaacagacatttgattgatgagccaacaccggccaggggcttaaggagtcatctccgtaagcattatgaggaaatacggcacctgagaactcagccgtatgaagcaaataaacacaagcaggtcctcagtgaactccacaaacaggcgtcggacctttatgcaaggaattgcccggcgaatccagtactaaaaaaacagtacccaaagcttgcggaagaggaacgcatactccccagggaaacgcgagtcactctagctcaagttCGATCTGGATtctgtaacaggttaagctcttagctatccagaatcaaccccgacaatgtgtccccacatgacaccaaccatctctttaattgcaatgtggaactaacgcctctaacacccctcacattatggtccacccctgttgaaacagcaagtttccttgaactcccgttagaggatattgatgaaaatttgtgatcggtcgcacctattggatggggcgaaacactgctacaacaacaacaacaaggtgccGCAAAAGGACGTGATTGCTGATCTAACATCCCATTGCGTTAAAAtccttagaatatacccgcggtagggcATACCTGTCATAAGGGGTGACCAAAGTCCACAGACCAGATGGTTCGAGGGGTGAAAAAACGGTTACCGCACTATGGGTTAAGTACCAGAAGGTTCTAGTAGCGTCTGCCTACATCTGTGACGTCACGTTACACCTTATTAGATTGCTTttgctaataccttaatggtgcattgttaccggaacgtaccggatcgatATCCAGCAAAGAAccagcaacatcgataacactccccaagactttCAGGGAGTGTctatcattaatacaacaacaacagcgtgtttttgctttaaaacagTAAACACCTTACACCTCCCTCTATTTCACAATCCTTATTTTAGGCTGCGCTTTTAACTCCAAACATGAACATGGAGAACAAATAAGCAAGGTTTGAAGGTCTAGCACGTTCGACGTATTCAAATCAAATCGTCAGGAATTGCCCgacgaatccagttcttaaagaaaaatacccaaaacTCGCAGAATAGgcacgcactctccctagggaaacgcgcatcACTCtcgctcaactttgatctggatactgtaacaggttaaactcttacctatccagaattaaccccgacatccAAAATgaatgccctgcttgcaatgtgtccccacatgacaccaaccatctcttcaattgcacctattgaatggggcgaagcactgctacaacaacaacaacaatatctgcAGTCAGAGGTCATCGTGAAGAAGCTAAACATCTTATTAACAAGATCCGTTTAGCCCGGGTAAGTAGTGAGAGGCACTGGCAAGGAAGTACAACACAAAGATCCATGGTTAATCAGACTTACTCACAGGGCACTTCACAATCAAAAGCCACACGCCCAAGCTACGCATATGGTCTAGTAACCTCTGTCGATTTTGCGACAGCGAGGATGAGACTGCATAGCATGTAATTCTCGAATTCGATGCTTTTGCGGGAAGACTTAAGATGCTCGGATGACTTAAGCTACGTAAGTAAGAATGATAAACTGtgcttgggattcaaggggttgtgtaacgcaaccctctcaaggggttgccagcgcaatatataggttctccaacccaattgtcaacctgtttcattaacagacgaggctctggcgaccccaagctcctcatggaacaagGGAGTGGAGAGGGAGGGACg is a genomic window of Eurosta solidaginis isolate ZX-2024a chromosome 4, ASM4086904v1, whole genome shotgun sequence containing:
- the Dip-C gene encoding xaa-Pro dipeptidase — translated: MASFRMGPTTHTVLMSLFQKNRQKVATALREHRLVKPKSYVLLAGGDDVSFNDTDVNHPFRQESYFQYMLGVKEPGCYGVLDVGNGKSTLFVPRLPEEYATWMGKLYTLEEFKRMYEVDETRYVDELNVFFEGAQPSLILTLSGVNTDSGLISKPARFEGIEKFVVDCDLLHPVIAECRVIKSPEEIEVLRYVAKVSSDAHIRVMQFMRPGRYEYEGEAVFLHHAYAVGGCRHASYTCICGSGVNSAVLHYGHAGAPNDGPVRDGDMCLFDMGANYCGYAADITCSFPANGKFTEDQKFIYNAVLSGRNAVLEQARDGVSWVDMHKLACRVMLEKLKEGGMLKGDVEDMLDAGLAGIFQPHGLGHLLGLDVHDVGGYLEGQPERRTEPWLSKLRFARTLKAGMYVTVEPGCYFIEYLMDRALADPNLNKFIVKEVYERFRKFGGVRIEDDVLIKQDGCENFAIVPRTVDEIEKTMAVRRE